The following is a genomic window from Lactococcus carnosus.
GAAGTATCGTCACTACTTTTACAAGCTGTTTTTTAATCAATCTTGGAGCCCTCATCGCACTCGTCAGTTTGCTAAATATTAATCTCTTTGATTTTAAGACGACATGGGTGATACTGACGGTGTCCGCCATGCTAACCTTACTTTATATCGTCTTTTTTTGGATACAGTATGATGAGCAAAAAAAAGGTTTGACGCAAGATATTGAGAAGATTTTAAACAATGAAACGCCTGACTATGAGCAGCTGCAAGCCTTAGCTAAACGGCAAGAAGAGATGTCATCAGAATTACAGACACTCTCAGTAGCCAAGAATACTGAACAAGAAGCAATCATAGAAGCAGAACGGATTAGAATATCCAGGGAGTTGCATGATTCAGTCAGTCAAGAGTTATTTGCTGCAACCATGATTTTATCTTCCGTCGTTGATAATCCCAGTCTCACGACAAAGCAAATTACCAGTCAAACCACACTAACTTTGAAGATACTGCATGAGGCACAGGACGAAATGCGAGCGCTTTTACTTCACTTAAGACCATCAGAATTAGCTGATAAGTCCTTAACTGAGGGGCTAAATATGTTAGTTGATGAACTGCAAGCCAAAATATCAGCCAAGATATCAGCCAGTGTTGCCGAAATAAAGGCAGATAAAAATATTGAAAACAATATTTTTAGAATGACGCAAGAACTTTTATCTAATACACTGAGACATGCCAAGGCGCAACATATTGATATTTCTTTTAGTCAAACAGTGGGGACATTAGTTTTAATCGTCAAAGATGATGGTGTTGGATTTGATACAACGATAGAAAAAACAGCAAGC
Proteins encoded in this region:
- a CDS encoding sensor histidine kinase is translated as MIIKRSIVTTFTSCFLINLGALIALVSLLNINLFDFKTTWVILTVSAMLTLLYIVFFWIQYDEQKKGLTQDIEKILNNETPDYEQLQALAKRQEEMSSELQTLSVAKNTEQEAIIEAERIRISRELHDSVSQELFAATMILSSVVDNPSLTTKQITSQTTLTLKILHEAQDEMRALLLHLRPSELADKSLTEGLNMLVDELQAKISAKISASVAEIKADKNIENNIFRMTQELLSNTLRHAKAQHIDISFSQTVGTLVLIVKDDGVGFDTTIEKTASQGLKNIKERTLSLGGTVEWQSAPGSGTTVKIMIPKIK